The Desulfosporosinus acidiphilus SJ4 genome has a window encoding:
- a CDS encoding endonuclease MutS2 — MGIEDKVLNKLDFPKVLARLGEYCLLPRAKELAEGLTPKVDWEEVHFGLQETDEGKNLIRGNPLFSVRGAKEIRPYLERCLLGGVIHGEELLEIRDTLQVGRRLKQFFQESQEEFPRLWEVSLSIEPQKALEDEISRCIAEDGKVADNASPELAELRRAIYRLQNRIRESLEGTLRNPAYQKMLQDPIITQRSDRYVIPIKQEYRGAFPGIVHDQSASGATLFIEPMPVVQLGNELREVVLKEQREVQRILQMLSAQVETRAETVADLHEALAKLDFVLAKANLSVSMNAGAPELVEKQQLKLIQARHPLIGGKVVPLSVELGIGFDTLVITGPNTGGKTVALKVIGLMAAMTQSGLHIPAESNSSMGVFSQIFADIGDEQSVEQSLSTFSGHMKNIVEIIDRSDERSLVLLDEVGAGTDPTEGAALAMGILAELHSRGCRTVSTTHYGALKTFAYETPRVKNASVEFDTETLRPTYRLLIGIPGKSNAFTIARRLGLSEGVLERANTFVTEREMQVADLIENLGETHREIELEKEKVQSGRQAVEQQTKALEEKSQRLDEDYDLLMTLAKEEAAELVREAKREAEAIIAELKEALKKETKQQQDIEKARQGFRRISNKLDKGRAVKQTGSGLSADQIMLGQTVLMTKLRQKGQVLKLPNASGEVLVQAGIMKVMVPLAELKLVREEKVSPPKSSRKGNSLGLQKAEEIRAEIDLRGMLVEEGTEVLDKFLDDAVLGGIGLVYVIHGKGTGAMRAGIQDFLRGHPHVRSFRLGEYGEGDSGVTVVELK, encoded by the coding sequence ATGGGAATCGAAGATAAGGTTTTAAATAAATTGGATTTTCCCAAGGTTTTGGCACGTTTAGGTGAATATTGCCTGCTGCCAAGGGCCAAAGAATTAGCCGAGGGGTTAACTCCGAAAGTTGATTGGGAAGAGGTGCATTTTGGACTCCAAGAAACGGATGAAGGTAAAAATCTTATCCGGGGCAATCCGCTTTTTTCTGTCCGTGGTGCTAAGGAGATACGGCCTTACCTTGAGCGCTGCTTGCTCGGAGGGGTTATTCACGGCGAGGAGCTGCTTGAGATTCGGGATACCTTACAGGTTGGAAGAAGGTTAAAACAGTTTTTCCAGGAATCCCAAGAGGAATTTCCTAGACTATGGGAGGTCAGTCTTTCTATCGAACCCCAAAAGGCTTTGGAAGATGAGATTTCCCGTTGCATTGCTGAGGATGGGAAGGTGGCAGACAATGCATCCCCCGAATTGGCAGAATTGCGGCGTGCTATTTATCGTTTGCAAAACAGAATTCGAGAGAGCTTGGAAGGGACCCTGCGTAACCCCGCCTATCAAAAAATGCTCCAAGACCCGATCATCACTCAGCGCTCAGATCGTTATGTTATTCCCATCAAACAGGAATATCGTGGGGCTTTTCCAGGTATAGTCCATGATCAATCAGCCAGTGGAGCAACTCTGTTTATTGAGCCTATGCCGGTTGTTCAATTGGGTAATGAACTGCGTGAAGTGGTTCTTAAGGAACAGCGGGAGGTTCAGCGCATTCTGCAAATGCTCTCCGCCCAGGTTGAGACACGGGCAGAAACAGTGGCAGACCTCCATGAAGCCCTAGCCAAACTTGACTTTGTTCTGGCCAAAGCTAATTTAAGTGTGTCCATGAATGCAGGGGCCCCTGAATTAGTTGAAAAACAACAATTGAAGCTTATTCAAGCACGACATCCTTTGATTGGCGGTAAAGTTGTTCCCCTCTCCGTTGAATTAGGAATCGGGTTTGATACTTTAGTCATTACCGGGCCGAATACCGGAGGAAAAACAGTGGCCTTGAAGGTTATCGGGCTTATGGCGGCGATGACTCAATCCGGTCTGCATATCCCGGCGGAGAGCAACTCCAGTATGGGGGTTTTTAGCCAAATTTTTGCGGATATTGGGGACGAACAAAGCGTTGAGCAATCGTTAAGTACCTTTTCGGGGCATATGAAAAATATAGTTGAAATCATTGATCGCTCCGATGAACGGTCCTTGGTTTTGCTCGATGAAGTAGGTGCCGGAACAGACCCGACAGAGGGTGCAGCTTTGGCTATGGGCATTCTCGCGGAACTGCATTCGCGAGGGTGCAGAACCGTTTCTACCACCCATTATGGAGCGTTAAAAACCTTTGCCTATGAAACTCCCCGTGTAAAAAATGCTTCTGTGGAATTTGATACGGAGACCCTGCGCCCGACATACCGATTGTTGATTGGGATTCCGGGTAAAAGCAATGCCTTTACCATTGCCAGAAGGTTAGGATTAAGTGAAGGAGTCCTTGAACGGGCAAATACATTTGTGACCGAGCGGGAAATGCAGGTTGCCGATCTTATTGAAAATTTGGGTGAGACGCACCGGGAAATTGAGTTAGAAAAAGAAAAGGTTCAATCAGGACGGCAAGCTGTGGAACAACAAACGAAAGCCCTGGAAGAAAAATCACAGCGTTTGGATGAGGATTATGACCTTTTGATGACCCTGGCGAAAGAGGAAGCCGCTGAGCTTGTTCGAGAAGCAAAGCGTGAAGCGGAAGCCATTATAGCTGAGCTGAAAGAAGCTCTTAAGAAGGAGACTAAGCAGCAACAGGATATTGAAAAAGCTCGCCAAGGATTTCGTCGAATCTCCAATAAGCTTGATAAAGGACGGGCGGTTAAGCAGACCGGCAGTGGTTTATCTGCGGATCAAATTATGCTGGGACAGACGGTACTGATGACAAAACTCAGACAGAAAGGGCAGGTCCTGAAGCTCCCGAATGCCAGCGGTGAAGTCCTTGTCCAAGCGGGTATTATGAAGGTAATGGTGCCGTTAGCCGAACTGAAGTTGGTTCGTGAAGAAAAGGTATCTCCCCCTAAAAGTTCCCGCAAAGGGAATAGCCTTGGACTGCAAAAGGCAGAGGAGATTCGAGCGGAGATCGATCTGAGGGGCATGTTGGTAGAAGAAGGCACTGAAGTATTAGATAAGTTTCTCGACGATGCGGTTCTGGGTGGCATCGGTTTGGTCTATGTGATTCATGGCAAAGGAACAGGTGCCATGCGGGCAGGAATTCAAGACTTTCTACGAGGGCATCCCCATGTACGGAGCTTTAGGCTTGGAGAATATGGTGAAGGAGACTCGGGCGTCACTGTCGTAGAGTTGAAATGA